DNA from Amycolatopsis sp. DSM 110486:
GGTGGCGCAGCGGCGGTCCGGCGGTCCGACGTCGTCGACCTCACCGGTCGGATGGCCCCGGACGGGACGCTGAACTGGCGGTCGCCGGCCGGTACGTGGGTGGTGGTTCGCCTCGGGTACAGCCTCACCGGTCACCAGAACGGCCCGGCGTCGACCGCGGCCACCGGTCTGGAGGTCGACAAGCTCGACGCCGGCCGCGTCCGCAAGTACCTCAACACCTACCTTGACATGCTCGCCGACGCGGCCGGCAAGGACCTCTTCGGCCGCCGCGGCCTGACCGGCCTGCTCAACGACAGCTACGAAGCGGGCTACCAGAACTGGACCGAGTCGCTGCTGGACGAGTTCCGCAAGCGCCGCGGTTACGACCCCGCTCCGCACCTGCCGGTGCTCACCGGAGTGCCCGTCGACAGCGCCGCCGACGCCGACAAGTTCCTGTGGGACTGGCGGCGGACGCTCAACGAGCTGCTGGCCCAGAACCACTACCAGGTCATCCCGGCCGAGGCGCACAAGCGCGGCATCCAGCGCACCTACGCCGAGGCGCAGGAGGACAAACGCGGCTGGTTCGGCGACGACATGGAGATGCGGCAGTACGCGGACTTCCCGATGGGCGCGTCGGGGGAGGCGTTCGCGCCGGGGGACCAGTCGTTCGAGACCTACCGGGTCGACACCCGTGGTGCCGCGTCAGTCGCGCATATCTACGGCCGGCCGCACGCGGCGGTCGAGGCCTTCACCTTCACCCCGCAGGGCTTCACCCCGAAGGATCTCAAGCCGCTGGCCGACGAAATGCTCGCCCAGGGCGCGACCCGGTTCATGATCCACACCTCCGTGCACCAGCCGCTCGACCGCGGTCCCGGCGTGACGCTGAACGGCATCGGGTCGTTCTTCACCCGGCTGGAGACCTGGGCCGAGGTGGCGAAGCCGTGGACGACGTACCTCTCGCGGTGCAGTTGGCTGCTGTCGCGGGGCACGCACGTCGCCGACGTCGCGTACTTCTACGGACAGGAAGCCCCCGCGACCGGCGTGTGGGGCCGCAGCTTCCGGCAGACCGACCAGCCGATCGGCTACGACTACGACTTCGTCAACGGCACGGTCATCCTGAACGAGATGTCGGTGCGCGACGGCCGGATCGTCACCCGCTCCGGCCAGGCGTACGCGCTGCTGCAGCTCGGCGGCGATGCCCAGCGGATCACGTTGGCGGTGCTGCGTAAGCTCGCCGGGTTCGTGGATGCCGGCGCGGCGATCGCCGGGCCGAAACCGCTCGGGTCGCCGAGCCTGGCGGACGACGACGCGGAGTTCCAGAAGCTGGCCACGCGTTTGTGGGGCGACGGCGAGCAGCGTGACCGCGTCGTCGGCGCTGGTCGGGTTTTCAGCGGCGTGACGGCGGCCGAGGCGCTCGCCGAGCTCGGGGTCACGCCCGACTGGACGTACCGGCTCGACGCCATGGATCCCTTGACCGCCAATGATCCTCTGTGGCTCACGCATCGCCGTACCGACTCGGCGGACATCTACTTCATCGTCAACCGCCGCAACGTGCGCACCACGATTCCGCTGACGCTGCGGTCCGCGGGCAATGCGGTGGAAACCTGGGATCCGGTGTCGGGCCAGACGGCCGCCGTTACGTTCGACGCCACCAGCGGCGCCACGCAGCTGACCGTCGACCTCGGACCCGCCGACTCGATCTTCCTTGTCGTCTCGCACGGCAAGCCCGGGTCGAAAACCGTGGCGGTGGCCGCGGATCGGCAGATCGGCGCGGTCGCCGGCGCCTGGCAGGTCGACTTCCCCGCCGATCGGGGCGCGCCCGCCAAGGCGAACTTCGCGTTCCTCCGCTCCTTCACCGAGGAGACCGA
Protein-coding regions in this window:
- a CDS encoding glycosyl hydrolase, which codes for MSTSRRGFLRGAAVVALGAAGAAALPGTAAEAAGELEAATGLRAAEAGGVEPARLAVPRLASALDGSDVLGGFRTPPAEVLPRVWWHWMNQNITQEGIKADLEWFKRAGIGGMVNFDGAGRVPVVVPNPLPYMSDGWKSAFRYAMQQADRLGLEADVACSPGWSETGGPWVTAEDAMKKYVWTETWVSGGQGQVKLPQPPAVAGQFGDSAAASSTPTPLPAFYRDARVFAYRVPNGTQNQSALVPKVFASGLQADPKAAPTSNGDQGVPLDVAKLSNASVADAQYLPAPGTAGTWVRFEYERPATVTGVTIAAGAAFSGWNDVVEYGPSAQVYSSRDGRQWTLLAQGVYSGVQRTLFVPQTTAKYFKVVFGQSSTAPSSAPIALSSLILRTVATVHEFEVKAGFGQTANYYHVATPSQGGAAAVRRSDVVDLTGRMAPDGTLNWRSPAGTWVVVRLGYSLTGHQNGPASTAATGLEVDKLDAGRVRKYLNTYLDMLADAAGKDLFGRRGLTGLLNDSYEAGYQNWTESLLDEFRKRRGYDPAPHLPVLTGVPVDSAADADKFLWDWRRTLNELLAQNHYQVIPAEAHKRGIQRTYAEAQEDKRGWFGDDMEMRQYADFPMGASGEAFAPGDQSFETYRVDTRGAASVAHIYGRPHAAVEAFTFTPQGFTPKDLKPLADEMLAQGATRFMIHTSVHQPLDRGPGVTLNGIGSFFTRLETWAEVAKPWTTYLSRCSWLLSRGTHVADVAYFYGQEAPATGVWGRSFRQTDQPIGYDYDFVNGTVILNEMSVRDGRIVTRSGQAYALLQLGGDAQRITLAVLRKLAGFVDAGAAIAGPKPLGSPSLADDDAEFQKLATRLWGDGEQRDRVVGAGRVFSGVTAAEALAELGVTPDWTYRLDAMDPLTANDPLWLTHRRTDSADIYFIVNRRNVRTTIPLTLRSAGNAVETWDPVSGQTAAVTFDATSGATQLTVDLGPADSIFLVVSHGKPGSKTVAVAADRQIGAVAGAWQVDFPADRGAPAKANFAFLRSFTEETDPGIRYFSGTATYSTTFDAPAEWAKVGGRVILDLGEVHDIAQVTINGADAGIAWRAPYQLDITGALRGGRNTLQVKVTNSWFNRLVGDQQPGATPVAYVQPPLKNISAGTELKPAGLLGPVRIVNRA